A single Xenopus laevis strain J_2021 chromosome 3S, Xenopus_laevis_v10.1, whole genome shotgun sequence DNA region contains:
- the lrrn3.S gene encoding leucine-rich repeat neuronal protein 3, producing the protein MRDLFLSLHLLLGLAIAAHGHITSKKVDCPHSCSCEIRPWFTPKSIYIEALTVDCNALDLYSVPDKLPAKTQVLLLQANNIKEIKDTDQFPVHLTALDLSQNNLSLIANINFTNMHQILSVYLEENKLTELTTGSFTGLDNLQELYINHNLISVISPKAFAGVSNLLRLHLNSNRLQAINSMWFEAIPNLEILMIGENPIINIEDMNFKPLINLRSLVLAGVNLTEMPDNAFLGLDKLESISFYDNKFIHVPSICLQKVANLKFLDLNKNPVRRIQRGDFSNLLHLKELGINNMPELVSIDSLAIENLPELRKIEATNNPKLAYIHPNAFYRLPKLETLMLNSNSLSAIYRSTIEALPNLKEISIHSNPMRCDCVIRWINMNKTSIRFMEPDSLFCVDPPEYQGLNVRQVHFREMMEICLPLIAPQSFPLDLDLNTGSTVSLHCRATAEPEPEIYWITPSGYKILPNIASGIFNVHPEGTLTIKNVSLSEAGLYTCVAKNLVGADLKTILITVDGSFPGEVNGSLKILIKEVQSNSVMVSWKSKSKILKSSVQWTAYVKTEYTQIAHSVRMPSDIKQYNLTRLNPLTEYEICIDAPNIYQHFEKQCINVTTKGMNTMMKEHEFINSATIIITLCCVFGIIAVAFIFNSTSSYVRNNSNKYTRNSIQIPVFAYNDLYPPLLSLWNADKEDTALEVKATVIKVPTNSP; encoded by the coding sequence ATGAGGGATTTGTTCCTCAGTTTACACTTGTTACTTGGATTAGCTATTGCTGCCCATGGGCACATTACATCAAAAAAGGTGGATTGTCCTCATTCATGTTCATGTGAAATAAGACCCTGGTTTACTCCAAAATCTATTTATATTGAGGCTCTTACAGTGGATTGCAATGCATTAGACCTTTACAGTGTTCCAGACAAACTGCCTGCAAAAACACAGGTCCTACTTTTACAAGCAAACAACATTAAAGAAATAAAGGACACTGATCAGTTCCCTGTTCATCtaactgccttggatttgtcacaaaacaacttATCACTGATTGCAAATATCAATTTTACAAATATGCATCAGATCCTTTCTGTATACCTTGAAGAAAATAAACTCACTGAACTGACCACAGGATCTTTTACTGGACTGGACAATTTACAAGAACTCTACATTAATCATAATTTGATATCTGTTATTTCACCAAAAGCATTTGCTGGGGTAAGCAATCTTCTCAGACTTCACCTCAATTCAAATAGACTGCAAGCGATTAATAGTATGTGGTTTGAAGCCATACCAAATCTTGAGATACTTATGATTGGGGAAAATCCTATAATCAATATTGAAGATATGAACTTTAAACCTCTTATCAATCTTCGCAGCCTGGTTTTAGCAGGAGTTAATCTAACAGAAATGCCTGATAATGCCTTTCTGGGGCTCGACAAATTAGAAAGCATCTCTTTCTATGACAACAAATTTATTCACGTTCCCTCTATTTGTCTTCAGAAGGTTGCAAACCTCAAATTTTTGGATCTAAATAAGAATCCTGTTCGAAGAATACAAAGGGGAGATTTTAGCAATTTGCTGCATTTGAAGGAGCTAGGGATTAATAATATGCCAGAATTAGTTTCCATAGACAGCCTTGCTATTGAAAATTTACCAGAACTAAGGAAAATAGAAGCAACTAATAATCCAAAATTGGCTTATATTCATCCTAATGCATTTTACAGACTTCCAAAACTGGAAACATTGATGCTTAACAGTAACTCTCTTAGTGCCATATACCGGAGTACAATTGAAGCTTTGCCCAATCTTAAAGAAATCAGTATCCACAGCAATCCAATGAGATGTGATTGCGTCATTCGCTGGATCAACATGAATAAAACAAGCATTCGTTTTATGGAACCAGATTCATTGTTCTGTGTTGATCCCCCTGAATATCAAGGTCTAAACGTCAGACAAGTTCACTTTAGAGAAATGATGGAAATATGCCTTCCATTAATAGCACCTCAGAGCTTCCCCTTGGATCTGGATTTGAACACAGGTAGCACGGTTTCATTGCACTGCAGAGCAACAGCAGAGCCGGAGCCAGAAATCTACTGGATCACACCATCTGGTTATAAAATCTTACCCAATATTGCATCAGGTATATTTAATGTTCACCCAGAAGGCACacttacaataaaaaatgtaagtttatcaGAAGCTGGACTTTATACTTGTGTCGCAAAGAATTTGGTTGGTGcagatttaaaaactattttaatcaCAGTGGATGGGTCTTTTCCAGGGGAAGTCAATGGATCTTTAAAAATCCTTATAAAAGAAGTGCAATCAAATTCAGTTATGGTATCATGGAAATCAAAATCTAAGATTCTTAAATCAAGTGTACAATGGACTGCTTATGTGAAGACCGAATATACCCAAATTGCTCATAGTGTCAGAATGCCGTCTGATATTAAACAGTACAATTTAACACGCCTTAATCCGTTAACTGAATATGAAATCTGTATAGACGCACCCAATATTTACCAACACTTTGAAAAGCAATGTATTAATGTAACCACAAAAGGGATGAATACAATGATGAAAGAACATGAATTTATTAATTCAGCAACTATAATTATTACACTTTGCTGTGTTTTTGGAA